In Ralstonia pseudosolanacearum, the DNA window AAGGACTGGATGCGGGCCTCACGGTCAGCGATGCCAGAGAAGTGCTGGTACAACTCTATGCCTACGCGGGTTTCCCGCGCAGCCTGAATGCCCTTGCAGAGCTGATGAAAGTGCTGGAAGCGCGCAAGCAACGCGGCATCCAGGACGTACCGGGCAACCCGCCGGGCCAGCCCATCCCCAAGGGTGACGCGCTGCTGGCGGCTGGAACCGCCAACCAGACCCGATTGGCGGGCAGCCCGGTTCGCGGTCCGCTGTTCGACTTCGCGCCGGCCATTGACGAATACCTGAAAACCCATCTGTTCGGCGACATCTTCGAGCGCGACAACCTCGACTGGCCGAGCCGAGAACTGGCGACCGTGAGCATGTTGTCCGCCTTGTCGGGTGCCGAAGCGCAACTGCAAGCGCACATGCGTATCAGCATGAATATCGGCGTCACGACCGGCCAGCTACGTCAGCTTTCTCAAGTTCTCGATGCGCACGCGAATGCAGTTGCTGCGAAACGTGTACGTGAAGCCTTGGAACGAGTGCTTGCTGCGGCTTCGGGAGTGAATCGGTAGTGGCTCGGAGATGATTCAATGGCCCCAAAGCAATGGGGGAGGGAGGCCAATCTAACGATCCGGCTTGCTTGAATGGCGAGCCTTATACCGGGTGTGATCACTGCCGTCGATTTGCACCAGCTCGCCCAGACACGCCCGTCGATTACGCGGCTGGTGCACCTTGAGCGGGCGCAGCTTGCGCGGCACCCAGAAGCCTGCGCCGATCACGATCCGGCGTACGCACGCCTTGGAAAGATCAATACCGTGCCGCTCGCGCAGCTTCTCGCACGCCAGGGTCGGGCCGAAGTCCGCATAGCTGTCTCGAATCAGGCCGCACACGCGGGACTCCAGGCCAGGCGGCAATTGCCGATTGCCGCTGCAGCCACGCTTGCGCGAAATCAGTCCACCCGGACCAGCCTCGCGATAGCGCAGCACCAAACGCTCAACTTGCCGTCGCGACAATCCTAGCCGCTCAGCTGCGCGCCAGACCGCCAAACCTTGATCGACAACGGCTTGAATCACCTTGAAACGGTCCAGTTCGCGCACGCTCATCGTGATCGTTCCTTGCCCATGCATGACTGGCTCCCGTTGGCCAAGAGAAGCTGGTCAGCATAGGCGGCTGGATGGCGAAGGTGACATTTCTATTTGGCCTAAAGGTGACATTACTAATTGGCTGTGACATGGGTGAAACGCATAATTTGTATTATGTTAAATTATTGACACATAACGACGCCCTATCGCAGGTAGGCTTCCGCGCCACCGGCGACCGCGCAAAAGGCAACGACGGCGAGGGGCGGAAGTTTCCACCGCGTAAGCAGAAGGAACCCGATCGCGGCAATCGCAAAATCGCGTTGCGAATGCACCGCGCTGGTCCAGACCGGCGAGTACAACGCGCTTGCCAGCAAGCCAACGACTGCGGCATTCACCCCCGCGAGCAGCGCGGCCGTGGACTGCTGCGCACGCAAGGCTTGCCAATAGGGCAACGCTGCAACAACCAGCAGCAGTCCCGGCAGAAAGATGCCCACCGTGGCGAGCAGCGCGCCGCCCAGATGGTTGGGCGCCCCGACCTTCATCCAGCCAAGAAACGCGGCGAACGTGAACAAAGGACCGGGAACGGCCTGTGCGGCGCCGTATCCAGCGAGAAAATCGTTTGATGTGACCCACCCCGTCGCCACGGTTTGCTCCTGCAGAAGCGGAAGCACGACATGGCCGCCGCCAAAGACCAGCGCGCCGGAACGGTAGAACGCGTCGAACACGCGCACAGCGTCGCCGAGGCTTGCTTGCGACATCGCCGGCAGACCGAACAGCAACACGCAGAAAGCCGCAAGCGCCATCGCGCCAGCGCGTCGGGAAACACGAAACTCCGTACGATGCCCGGCCGTATCAGCGCCGCCGGGTAGCGCCAGATGCCGGCATAGCACGAGGCCCAGCCCTGCCCCCAGCACAATGGCGGCAATCTGAGCGTAGCCGGAGGTCACGATGCCCAGCAGGCCGACGACGGCAAGCGCGATGCCAGCGCGACGGTAATCCGGACACAGCCGGCGCGCCATGTCCGTCACGGCCTGCGCGACGACGGCAACCGCCACCAGCTTCAAGCCGTGAATCAGCGCGCTGCCAACATGGCCGTTCAGTACCGGTGCCACCGCCGCGAAGGCGATCAGCAACCCAACCGACGGCAGCGTGAACCCGCACCAGGCCGCCAAGCCTCCGAGCCACCCCGCGCGTAGCAAGCCAATCGAAAACCCGACCTGGCTGCTGGCCGGCCCGGGCAAGAACTGGCACAGGCCGACCAGATCGGTGAAGGTTGCCTCGTCGAGCCACCGCCGACGCTCGACGAATTCGCGTCGAAAGTAGCCGATGTGGGCGACAGGCCCGCCGAAGGACATCAGCCCGAGCTTGAGAAAGACCGCCAGAACCTCAATGGACCCAATCACTCGTGCATGGCGCGAAGAAGACATACTTGTTTTCCGAGTTGTTACCATCCACTCCGTACCTCGCGAACACGTTCACCATAGGCAATCGTTGGGCGATGAATGAGCACAACACTGTCTTGCTGTCAATGAGCCACTCGCTGCCATCTCCAAGCGAGCGACAAGCGAAACTTCTCGCCCCAGGATGAAAAAGCGCGAACAGCATCTACGGAAGCAACAACTGCGGGTTCAGCCACGCGAATTGCAGCTTCGGCCTCAGCAATCCACTGCTTGCTTGTTGCGCCTCCGTTGCCAGCTTTTTTCCTGGGAGCCTGCGACTACCACCACTATGTGTTCTCAGGCACACGGCCCCCAAACGCATGTCGTTATACACATCTTTTGCCTAATTTTTAGGCGCATCGCCCGGAGCCCCTTGCAGCAAGGGCTTCCGGGGTATCGGCATGCAGAAGGCTCGGTGCGATGCCGCCTGATGACCCCTTGTAAGTCCTTGATTCATAAGGGGTGACCTGAGATGTGTATAACGAGGTGCCCCAAACGACCGGAAGTTGCATAGTTTGCCCCACAGCAAATCGCTTGGCCATGCCATTTCGGGTTTTGGCACGATGTTGTAACTGCATTCTTGAATGCGTGCCCTGTGGAAAGGCACCCACGGAGAAATACTCAACGACAGGGGACGCACGATCTTTGAGGTCGGCTTCGCCCGCGCAGTCGCAACCCGATGGTCGATAGGTGTAGCGACTTGCAATCGAACCCGGCCGCGCTTGCAATCGACTGGGCTTCCTGCTCGAAATAGCTGCAACTGATGGAGCATGTGTGCTCGGTCTATCTGCAACCCAAGTCACTTTTCATACCTCACTCCTGCTGTGCTCACATTCCCCTGACTAGGCCCATTTGCGCTCGCGCGCCGCCTGACAGGTCAGACAGCGCAGAACGGTCGGCTGGGCTTGCAGGCGTAAAAACGGAATCGCCTCGCCGCAATCGGCGCAGATGCCGTACCGATGCGCCTGCATCCGTTCTCGCGCAGCGTCGATCTGCGCCAATTCATTTCGGTAGTGTGCGGGCATGACGTCGTTCGTCTGGTCGCCCGCTTCCTGGTCCGCCAGTTCTGCATGTTCGATGGGTCCCTCGCGGAGCACCGGTTTGGTCGCCGCGCGGAGGGTCGCCAATTGGCGCTTTCCACGCGCCTCTTGCTCATCGAGCGGCGCGATGAGCCGCTTCCATTGCGCCTCGGTAAAACGGGTCATGCCCAGTCTCCTGCTTGTCGGTCCGACGCGAAATCCGTGTGAGGGGGATCAGGCTTCGGTGGGCGAGAGCCACGCCGGCCGCTGCTTGGATTGCGCCCATTTGCCGGCAGTCTTCACCTGCTCGATGAAGCCTGCGATCTCTTGCTGCGAAAGACCGCTGAGCACGTCGCGCTGGCAAAGCGCGAGGACGGGGGCCGGAAGGCTGGCGGTGATGCGTGCGATCTCCTCGACGGCACGGAACGCCCCGCGCGAAGCCATGACACAGATCACCGAGAGATTCGCCGAGAACGGCGACTGGTCAGCCAAGAAGTCCCGCATGGGCGAGGCCAGGTGGCCCATCCAGATCGGCGCCATCACGACGACCTGGTCGACCTCGTCGAGTGGCGGTCCTGCGTAGCGATACTTGGCACGCTTGTGGAAAACCGTCTCGACAACGCAACGCAGGTCACCGAAAAAACCGGCTCGCGGGTATTCATCCGAGACTTCGGCGAGCTGCCAGCCGCTTTGTGCTGCCATCTGCTCTGCTACCTGGCGCGCAGTACCGGTGCGCGAGTAGTACACGATCAAGTTCTTTTCCATGACAAACATCCCGTGATGCAAAAGGAAGAGAGGTGCGCTGGCCTCGGCTAGGCGCCCACCCACATGTTGTCGATAACGGCACGCACACCCGGCGCATCCCAAGCGGCTTCTCGAGCGGCGCGGCATTCGTTGATATTGCGTAAAGGGCCAGAGAGCGTAACCGTGCCGCCTGCAACCTCGACACGGATCCGTGAGGCATCCAGCGCAGCCTGCCGTTGGAGCGCCTTGTTGATGCGCTCGGACAAATCCGCCGGACCAGCGGCATCCCGCAGGGTCAGCGCGTTGGCCACTGACGTCACGCCGCGTACCCTTTGTACGGTGTCCAATGCGGCGCGGCGCTGGAAATCCTGATCGACCTCACCCCGCAAGGTCACGGCCCCCCATCTTCGACGGTGACGCGAATGGTGTCCGCCGGCACGGACGTGCTCCAGCGCAGCGCATCGCCAATAGCTTGGGCGATCTCTTCATCAGGACGCCGCATGTCGGTCGGCACATGTACGTCGACATGCACGACGAGCGCCGTCACACCCGCCACACGCCGGATGGCCTCTTCTGCCGCATGCTTGTCTGCAAAGGTATCGACGCTACCCGAAATCGTGACAACGCCGTTCTTGACGGCAACAGCAAAACGATCTGCGTCCACCGCTGGATCCCATTGCAGTTCTTCCTCCACGTCGCACTTGAGCTGGATATCGTTTTTCATGGTGATCTCCTGGAATACCGACTGGACTCAGTGAGACATCAAGACCGGCACCGTCATCGTGTTCAGCAGGGTGCGAGTGACCCCGCCAAGCACGAGTTCGCGAAGGCGGCTATGTCCGTAGGCGCCCATCACGATCAAGTCAGCATTGAAGTCGGCAGCGCGCGACAACAGCATCTCGCCGATCGCCACGTCGGGACCCGCGCAACTCGCCTCTTCCACCGTGGAATCGACACCGTGCGCCTTCAGCGCACGGGCGACCTGACCGAGCGTCGTTTCCTCCGCCCAGTGGCGCGGGTGGCCGTCCATCATCTGCAGCACGTGCACGGTGGCTTCCGGCATCAACGGTATGGCGTCGTGCAGCGCACGTGCCGACTCACGTCCACCGTTCCAGGCCACCAGCAATCGCTGCGCCACGGTCGTGAAGCTGCCGGCATACGGCACAACCAGTACCGGACGGCCCGCTTCGATAATCAGGGTCTCAACGAAATCGGCGGCGACAAAGCTCTCCGGGTCCGCCGGATCCCGCTGCCCGACGATCAGCAGATCCGCCTCGCGGGCTTCGCGCAGCACCAAAGCAACCGGATCCCCATCGACCGACCGCCACTCGGTCTCCAAGGGCAGCGCTTTGGTGGCATCACGAAAGCGCTCGTGCACGACATCTCGAACGCCATCCCGTCGATTGCGGTCTTCCTCCCAGTAGCGCCCCACACCTTCCATCATGTAAAACCAGTTCGGGCTCGGCGCAAAGCTGGCATACACGGCGATCAGTCGTGCGTGGTGCGCCTGCGCGTAACGTATGGCGAGTTCCAGACGGTGCATTGCACGCTCGCTACGGTCCAAATGCACCATCACGCTGGCATAGGTCATGGTCGAATCCTGTGACTTGTCGGAAGACCACCGCGCTAGGCAACGGCGAGGTGCGTGAGCGGTTCGGTGACGGTGTGCTCGGTTTCGTGCGGAACAGCACGCACCAGCAGCACCGGCAGCATGCTCTGCCGTACGACGCTCTCGGCCACGCTGCCCAGGAACAGGCGCCGAAAGCCGCGTCGGCCGTGCGTGCCCAGCACGATCGCCTGTGCGCCAACGTCTTGGGCTGTCTGCTCAATGGCGAAACCGATATCGAAGCTGCCGATCGGGTCGTCCACGACCCTCCCCTTGGCACGCACACCAGCCTTCTCTGCCTTGGCTTTCGCGCTCGCCACAATCTGCTTACCCGATTCGATCAGCATTTCGGTGAACCCGCCGATATCGATATAGCCGACGTCGTACTTGAGGTAGCTGTTGTCGATCACGTGGGCAATGACGAGTTCAGCATCGAGCTTGAGCGCGAGTTGGATCGCCTCATCCAAAGCACGATCCGCCGTAGGGCTGCCGTCCACCGCTATCAGAATCCTGTCGTACATGGCGTGCCTCCACATCGAATCTGCCGGCGGCCCAGGGACGGGCTCGCGTGATTCCATGTTGACTCACCGAGCGGATTGCCCCTTGATTTACATCAGCGTTTTCCCATCCGCAGGAAGACCGCCACCGCTTGATCCGCCTCAACGGCGCGGGCACGTCGACCACTAGGGAATCTCTGCACAAATCCCTCGCAGATGTGCTTGCAAGAGTGAGCAGTGCAAGCGAGTATGTAGGCCATGAAACAAGCCGACCTTGGACTGAACTTGTCGACCAAACGCACGCGCAAGCGTGAGTTTCTGGAAGAGATGGCCCGTGTGGTGCCATGGGCCGATCTGGTGATGCTGATCGCGCCCTACGCGCCCGAAGGCAAGCGCGGTCGGCCGCCGTTTGCCGTGGAGACGATGCTGCGCATCCACTTTCTGCAACAGTGGTTCGGCCTGTCTGACCCGGCGATGGAAGAGGCGCTGCACGACGTGCCGCTGTACCGCGAGTTTGCGGGGCTGGACAACTGGACCACGCGGCTGCCCGACGAGAGCACGATTCTGCGCTTCCGTCATCTGCTGGAGAAGCACAAGCTGGCGGCCGAGATGCTGGCGCTGGTCAACGAGATGCTGCGCGGCAAGGGGCTGATGCTCAAGGCCGGCACGGTGGTGGATGCCACGCTGATCAGCGCACCGAGCTCGACCAAGAATGCATCGGGCGAACGCGATCCAGAGATGCATCAGAGCAAGAAAGGCAACCAGTGGTACTTCGGCATGAAGGCGCATATCGGTGTGGACGCCGAATCTGGGCTGGTGCACACAGTGCGGGGCACGGCGGGCAACGTGAACGACGTGGTCGAAGCCAACAGCCTGTTGCACGGTGAGGAAACCGATGCCTTTGGCGACGCGGGCTATCAGGGGGCACACAAGCGCCCGGATGCCAGGGCTGGCGTGAGGTGGCATGTGGCAATGAAGCCCGGCAAGCGCCGGGCGTTGAGCAAGGACCGCCCGCTGGACGGGTTGATTGACCAAATCGAGCACGCCAAGGCCAGCATCCGGGCCAAGGTCGAGCATCCGTTCCGGGTGATCAAGAGGCAGTTCGGTTACGCCAAGGTCCGCTACCGGGGGTTGAGGAAGAACACCGCGCAGCTCATGACCTTGTTCGCGCTTTCCAATCTGTGGATGGTGCGCGGCAAGTTGCATGGAGCGACCGCATGAGCGCGCCGGCAGCGCGAATTCATGTCCTTGAGGGACGAATCATGTTTGCCGGCATGTGCGAAAGCATGGCCAAGCCGCGATGAATTGACCCCAACCATGCGCACGCGCTGGCGAGTTCTCCTCCTAGCACGGGCGCGGACGCATTGTTCAGAGCATCCCTAGACTCTTCCGCGACCCGACGCCGCCAGTTCCCCCTTTTTCGGATGATCACGTCATCTTGTGCGGGATCAATGTCCAACACCTAGTCGTCCTTATAGTGAAAACGTATCCGCCTCGGAGTCCAGCATGAGGGTCAGCGAGATTTGCTCCCGCCGCATCGTCCACGTTCCGGCATCTGCAGCGCTGCAGATCGCTGCTCGTCTGATGCGAGACCAATGTCTACGCGCACTGTTCGTGACGGAGCACGGCGTGACGGGAATGCGGGTCGTCGGCATCGTCACTGACCGCGACATGGTGGTGCACGGTCTCGCCAGCCGCGCCGACTGTGCGCAAACCACCATATCCGAGGTGATGACCCGCGGCGTACTGACCATCCAGGGTCATGCCGTCATCAGCGAGGCGCTGCGCAC includes these proteins:
- a CDS encoding CBS domain-containing protein, with translation MRVSEICSRRIVHVPASAALQIAARLMRDQCLRALFVTEHGVTGMRVVGIVTDRDMVVHGLASRADCAQTTISEVMTRGVLTIQGHAVISEALRTMLGHGLHRLAVIDDQQQLIGMLTLDDTIRAMGGEWTLLASILGRDRCADHGAEPPPHLVVSDARPISFHP
- a CDS encoding BON domain-containing protein produces the protein MKNDIQLKCDVEEELQWDPAVDADRFAVAVKNGVVTISGSVDTFADKHAAEEAIRRVAGVTALVVHVDVHVPTDMRRPDEEIAQAIGDALRWSTSVPADTIRVTVEDGGP
- a CDS encoding carboxymuconolactone decarboxylase family protein is translated as MTNAQATSETLSARQQAIVPIAAFAAAGDIGKIAVVLDQGLDAGLTVSDAREVLVQLYAYAGFPRSLNALAELMKVLEARKQRGIQDVPGNPPGQPIPKGDALLAAGTANQTRLAGSPVRGPLFDFAPAIDEYLKTHLFGDIFERDNLDWPSRELATVSMLSALSGAEAQLQAHMRISMNIGVTTGQLRQLSQVLDAHANAVAAKRVREALERVLAAASGVNR
- a CDS encoding TraR/DksA family transcriptional regulator, with translation MTRFTEAQWKRLIAPLDEQEARGKRQLATLRAATKPVLREGPIEHAELADQEAGDQTNDVMPAHYRNELAQIDAARERMQAHRYGICADCGEAIPFLRLQAQPTVLRCLTCQAARERKWA
- the chrA gene encoding chromate efflux transporter, translated to MSSSRHARVIGSIEVLAVFLKLGLMSFGGPVAHIGYFRREFVERRRWLDEATFTDLVGLCQFLPGPASSQVGFSIGLLRAGWLGGLAAWCGFTLPSVGLLIAFAAVAPVLNGHVGSALIHGLKLVAVAVVAQAVTDMARRLCPDYRRAGIALAVVGLLGIVTSGYAQIAAIVLGAGLGLVLCRHLALPGGADTAGHRTEFRVSRRAGAMALAAFCVLLFGLPAMSQASLGDAVRVFDAFYRSGALVFGGGHVVLPLLQEQTVATGWVTSNDFLAGYGAAQAVPGPLFTFAAFLGWMKVGAPNHLGGALLATVGIFLPGLLLVVAALPYWQALRAQQSTAALLAGVNAAVVGLLASALYSPVWTSAVHSQRDFAIAAIGFLLLTRWKLPPLAVVAFCAVAGGAEAYLR
- a CDS encoding universal stress protein, which gives rise to MTYASVMVHLDRSERAMHRLELAIRYAQAHHARLIAVYASFAPSPNWFYMMEGVGRYWEEDRNRRDGVRDVVHERFRDATKALPLETEWRSVDGDPVALVLREAREADLLIVGQRDPADPESFVAADFVETLIIEAGRPVLVVPYAGSFTTVAQRLLVAWNGGRESARALHDAIPLMPEATVHVLQMMDGHPRHWAEETTLGQVARALKAHGVDSTVEEASCAGPDVAIGEMLLSRAADFNADLIVMGAYGHSRLRELVLGGVTRTLLNTMTVPVLMSH
- a CDS encoding flavodoxin family protein yields the protein MEKNLIVYYSRTGTARQVAEQMAAQSGWQLAEVSDEYPRAGFFGDLRCVVETVFHKRAKYRYAGPPLDEVDQVVVMAPIWMGHLASPMRDFLADQSPFSANLSVICVMASRGAFRAVEEIARITASLPAPVLALCQRDVLSGLSQQEIAGFIEQVKTAGKWAQSKQRPAWLSPTEA
- a CDS encoding IS5 family transposase, producing the protein MKQADLGLNLSTKRTRKREFLEEMARVVPWADLVMLIAPYAPEGKRGRPPFAVETMLRIHFLQQWFGLSDPAMEEALHDVPLYREFAGLDNWTTRLPDESTILRFRHLLEKHKLAAEMLALVNEMLRGKGLMLKAGTVVDATLISAPSSTKNASGERDPEMHQSKKGNQWYFGMKAHIGVDAESGLVHTVRGTAGNVNDVVEANSLLHGEETDAFGDAGYQGAHKRPDARAGVRWHVAMKPGKRRALSKDRPLDGLIDQIEHAKASIRAKVEHPFRVIKRQFGYAKVRYRGLRKNTAQLMTLFALSNLWMVRGKLHGATA
- a CDS encoding universal stress protein, coding for MYDRILIAVDGSPTADRALDEAIQLALKLDAELVIAHVIDNSYLKYDVGYIDIGGFTEMLIESGKQIVASAKAKAEKAGVRAKGRVVDDPIGSFDIGFAIEQTAQDVGAQAIVLGTHGRRGFRRLFLGSVAESVVRQSMLPVLLVRAVPHETEHTVTEPLTHLAVA
- a CDS encoding BON domain-containing protein: MTLRGEVDQDFQRRAALDTVQRVRGVTSVANALTLRDAAGPADLSERINKALQRQAALDASRIRVEVAGGTVTLSGPLRNINECRAAREAAWDAPGVRAVIDNMWVGA